A DNA window from Chloroflexota bacterium contains the following coding sequences:
- a CDS encoding glutaredoxin family protein, whose translation MAVEHVAGKNMGKVMLYALSTCVWCKKTRELLESMGIEYDYEYVDLLQGGEKDRALKEVTHWNPDCNFPTMVVNDQKCIVGFDENKIRETLKS comes from the coding sequence ATGGCTGTGGAACATGTTGCCGGTAAAAATATGGGTAAGGTTATGCTGTATGCCCTGAGCACCTGCGTTTGGTGCAAGAAGACAAGAGAGTTACTGGAGAGTATGGGCATCGAATATGATTACGAGTACGTTGATTTGCTGCAGGGTGGTGAAAAGGATAGAGCGTTGAAGGAAGTAACGCATTGGAATCCCGACTGCAATTTTCCCACAATGGTAGTAAACGACCAGAAATGTATAGTCGGTTTCGATGAAAACAAAATCAGGGAAACATTAAAGTCATGA
- a CDS encoding ferredoxin:glutaredoxin reductase, translating to MTGDTAISSEEVVKLHERLDREAEADGYHLNRDKEFTRELVRGLSVNQKRYGYQACPCRLASGNRQDDIDIICPCDYRDADISEYGTCYCGLYVSPEVVKGEKQIKSIPERRPKPDDRKKAAPKPVAAGVLSLSLPVWRCKVCGYLCARSDPPETCPICKASKDRFEKFI from the coding sequence ATGACAGGTGATACAGCGATAAGCTCTGAGGAAGTTGTAAAGCTGCATGAACGCCTTGATAGGGAGGCTGAGGCAGATGGATATCATCTGAACCGGGACAAGGAATTCACCCGGGAGCTGGTGCGCGGCCTGTCTGTAAACCAGAAGCGGTATGGTTACCAAGCTTGTCCCTGCCGTTTGGCTTCCGGTAACAGGCAGGATGACATCGATATTATCTGCCCGTGCGATTACAGAGACGCCGACATAAGCGAGTACGGCACCTGCTATTGCGGTCTATATGTGTCGCCCGAGGTGGTAAAAGGGGAAAAGCAGATTAAATCCATACCTGAACGGCGGCCGAAGCCTGACGATAGGAAGAAGGCGGCACCAAAACCAGTGGCTGCCGGAGTTCTGTCATTGTCTCTGCCAGTGTGGCGATGTAAGGTGTGCGGCTATTTGTGCGCCAGGAGCGACCCTCCCGAAACATGCCCCATCTGCAAAGCCAGTAAAGACAGGTTCGAAAAATTTATCTGA
- a CDS encoding redoxin domain-containing protein — MKERTSPVKATETVPEFVLKDHDNKEFDLSSRKGKRVLLSLHPLAWTSICAKQMQALEANEDTFASLNTVPVGLSIDSVPCKQAWAEHLGIKSLRLLSDFWPHGHVARLYGLFREKEGFSERANVILDEKGKVSFVKVYPLSQLPDIEEIIAVLKGR, encoded by the coding sequence ATGAAGGAAAGAACCAGTCCTGTGAAAGCGACAGAGACGGTACCGGAATTTGTGCTTAAAGACCACGATAATAAAGAATTTGATTTATCAAGCCGGAAAGGGAAACGGGTTTTGCTTTCCCTTCATCCTCTAGCCTGGACCAGCATATGCGCCAAGCAGATGCAAGCGCTGGAGGCAAATGAAGACACCTTTGCATCTCTGAATACGGTGCCTGTAGGCTTGAGCATTGACTCAGTGCCGTGTAAGCAGGCTTGGGCGGAACACCTGGGAATAAAAAGCCTGCGTCTGCTATCAGATTTCTGGCCTCATGGCCATGTTGCCAGACTTTACGGGCTGTTCAGGGAAAAAGAAGGTTTCTCAGAGAGAGCCAATGTAATCCTGGATGAAAAGGGCAAGGTCTCGTTTGTCAAGGTGTACCCATTGAGTCAATTGCCGGATATCGAGGAAATAATAGCAGTACTTAAAGGGCGCTGA
- a CDS encoding zinc ribbon domain-containing protein produces the protein MPIYEYECPNCGEKFEAHRKIADSDSEVECPKCGKKQPRRIFSTFGLASPGKSCISSPG, from the coding sequence ATGCCAATCTATGAATATGAGTGCCCAAACTGCGGCGAAAAGTTTGAAGCCCACCGCAAAATAGCTGACAGCGACAGCGAGGTAGAATGCCCTAAGTGCGGCAAAAAGCAGCCGCGTAGAATATTCTCCACCTTTGGCCTGGCTTCCCCAGGTAAATCCTGCATCAGCAGCCCGGGCTGA
- a CDS encoding (Fe-S)-binding protein: MTRTAIAEQNKMALAREMLSNLVDRRVLTALEVCVHCGICTESCHYYRSNPKAEHTPYYRAEQVRRLYRQLFDPIARAFPWWFGAKATADEALYKLAEIAFANCTLCHRCTFECPFGVETAEIMRVMRSVTTATGHGPEMLSEIAGAAIAKEENADLFREIFLEQVKELEKEVQDRLGSSKAKIPVDKKGARFLYVPLAGAHTIIPQAIIFNLAKESWTLSMFDTANYAVFLGDTAKAKRIAQRIIKEAETLKVQEMIITECGHGYTAMRWEVPKWFGRPLPFGVRNIIEVLDEYMRDGVLQANPSTNGEPVTYHDSCNLGRKGGLLEEPRRVIRAVVGDFREMLPNRLHSFCCGAGSGLVTVPEWTDIRLQAGKLKADQIRQTGAKIVVTSCDNCRHQIGELSEHYGLNIEVTSISELTAKALA; the protein is encoded by the coding sequence ATGACACGCACAGCAATCGCCGAACAAAACAAGATGGCTCTGGCCAGGGAAATGCTTAGCAACCTGGTTGACCGCAGAGTGTTGACTGCCCTGGAGGTCTGTGTCCACTGCGGCATCTGTACCGAGAGCTGTCACTACTACCGGTCTAACCCCAAGGCAGAGCACACTCCCTATTACCGCGCTGAGCAAGTCCGCCGTTTGTATCGCCAACTCTTCGACCCCATTGCCCGTGCCTTTCCTTGGTGGTTCGGCGCCAAAGCAACAGCGGATGAGGCTTTATACAAACTTGCAGAGATAGCCTTTGCCAATTGTACCTTATGTCACCGTTGTACCTTCGAATGTCCTTTCGGCGTAGAGACAGCCGAGATCATGCGGGTGATGAGGTCAGTGACTACCGCAACTGGACACGGCCCTGAGATGCTCAGCGAGATAGCAGGTGCCGCCATCGCCAAGGAAGAGAATGCTGACCTCTTCCGTGAAATATTCTTAGAACAGGTGAAGGAGCTAGAGAAGGAAGTGCAGGACCGCTTGGGCAGCTCCAAAGCCAAGATACCGGTGGATAAGAAAGGAGCCCGCTTCCTCTACGTGCCTCTGGCCGGAGCCCATACCATTATCCCACAGGCGATAATCTTTAACTTAGCCAAAGAATCGTGGACTCTGAGCATGTTTGACACGGCCAACTACGCCGTTTTCCTGGGCGATACCGCCAAAGCTAAGCGCATTGCTCAACGCATCATCAAAGAAGCCGAGACGCTGAAAGTACAGGAAATGATTATCACGGAATGCGGCCATGGCTACACCGCAATGCGATGGGAAGTCCCCAAGTGGTTTGGCCGTCCTTTGCCCTTCGGAGTACGCAATATAATCGAAGTGCTAGATGAATATATGCGAGATGGTGTGCTGCAAGCTAACCCCTCCACAAATGGCGAGCCGGTCACCTACCACGACTCCTGCAACCTAGGGCGCAAGGGCGGCTTGCTTGAAGAACCGCGACGCGTGATTCGGGCCGTGGTCGGAGACTTTCGAGAGATGCTACCTAATCGGCTGCACAGCTTTTGCTGCGGCGCCGGAAGTGGCCTGGTGACAGTGCCAGAGTGGACTGATATTCGCCTTCAGGCTGGCAAGCTCAAGGCAGACCAGATTCGCCAGACCGGAGCTAAAATCGTTGTTACATCTTGCGATAACTGCCGCCATCAAATCGGAGAGCTAAGTGAGCATTACGGCTTGAATATCGAAGTAACCAGCATATCTGAGCTGACGGCCAAAGCCCTGGCTTAG